From Streptomyces sp. 6-11-2, one genomic window encodes:
- a CDS encoding winged helix DNA-binding domain-containing protein, whose translation MTKTTTTASAPVLGVRALNRATLDRQLLLRRAPLPAKAAVEHLVGLQAQNVKPPYYALAARLDGFAPERLSELMAGRETVRIVTLRSTIHTHTADDCLTLRPLVQGARERELNQFRKGLDGVDLDRLTVLVRDLVETEPRTMTQLRAALGAEWPDADPQALGVAARCRLPLVQVTPRGLWDRSGQVALTTAEHWLGRPTGFPPGLAEGDDPTALEVAVLRYLAAFGPASVRDMQTWAGLTRMRPVFERLRPRLVTFRDDRGAELFDLPDAPRPDPDTSAPPRFLPEFDNLLLSHADRARVVPERYRGRNAQGNLAHRTLLVDGFLAGVWKPEGDTLVIEPFGRLSRDQRQDVTAEAERMLAVLHPGAAYDIRFGTVVGR comes from the coding sequence ATGACGAAGACGACGACCACCGCGTCGGCCCCCGTGCTGGGCGTACGCGCCCTCAACCGGGCGACTCTCGACCGGCAGTTGCTCCTGCGCCGCGCACCGCTGCCGGCCAAGGCGGCCGTGGAGCACCTGGTGGGCCTTCAGGCGCAGAACGTCAAGCCGCCGTACTACGCCCTCGCCGCCCGCCTCGACGGCTTCGCGCCGGAGCGGCTGTCGGAGCTGATGGCCGGCCGTGAGACGGTCCGCATCGTCACCCTGCGCTCGACCATCCACACCCACACCGCCGACGACTGCCTCACCCTGCGACCGCTCGTCCAGGGCGCCCGCGAACGCGAACTCAACCAGTTCCGCAAGGGCCTGGACGGCGTCGACCTCGACCGGCTCACCGTGCTCGTCCGCGACCTCGTCGAGACCGAGCCGCGCACGATGACACAACTGCGCGCCGCGCTCGGCGCCGAGTGGCCCGACGCCGACCCGCAGGCCCTCGGCGTCGCCGCCCGCTGCCGGCTCCCGCTGGTGCAGGTCACCCCGCGCGGACTGTGGGACAGAAGCGGGCAGGTCGCCCTCACGACCGCGGAGCACTGGCTCGGCCGGCCCACGGGCTTCCCTCCAGGGCTCGCGGAGGGGGACGACCCCACCGCCCTGGAAGTCGCCGTCCTGCGCTACCTCGCCGCCTTCGGTCCGGCCTCCGTCCGGGACATGCAGACCTGGGCGGGCCTGACCCGGATGCGCCCCGTCTTCGAACGCCTCCGCCCCCGGCTCGTCACCTTCCGGGACGACCGCGGCGCCGAACTGTTCGACCTTCCCGACGCTCCCCGTCCCGACCCGGACACCTCGGCACCGCCCCGCTTCCTGCCCGAGTTCGACAACCTGCTCCTGTCCCACGCCGACCGCGCCCGCGTGGTGCCCGAGCGGTACCGGGGCCGCAACGCGCAGGGGAACCTGGCCCATCGCACCCTCCTCGTCGACGGCTTCCTGGCCGGGGTGTGGAAACCGGAGGGCGACACGCTGGTGATCGAGCCCTTCGGCCGGCTGAGCAGGGACCAGCGGCAGGACGTGACCGCGGAGGCCGAGCGCATGCTCGCCGTCCTGCACCCGGGTGCGGCGTACGACATACGGTTCGGGACCGTCGTGGGGCGGTGA
- a CDS encoding TIGR03668 family PPOX class F420-dependent oxidoreductase: protein MPRMDPGEARRRFLAARVARLATVDAAGRPYLVPTVFAAFGDDGIVTAVDRKPKTTTRLKRLRNIEATGSVSLLADDYDEDWNRLWWARADGDARIVPPDAEDERTVVRYGTALARLLRKYPQYREIPPDGPVIAITVRHWTGWYATEPPAAGPGGQDPGDRGPGP from the coding sequence GTGCCCCGCATGGACCCCGGCGAGGCACGCCGCCGGTTCCTCGCCGCCAGGGTGGCGCGGCTGGCCACGGTGGACGCGGCCGGCCGCCCGTACCTGGTGCCCACGGTGTTCGCCGCCTTCGGCGACGACGGCATCGTGACGGCCGTCGACCGCAAGCCGAAGACCACGACCCGGCTCAAGCGCCTGCGGAACATCGAGGCCACCGGGTCCGTGTCCCTGCTGGCGGACGACTACGACGAGGACTGGAACCGCCTGTGGTGGGCCCGCGCCGACGGCGACGCCCGGATCGTGCCACCCGACGCGGAGGACGAACGGACCGTGGTGCGGTACGGGACCGCGCTCGCCCGGCTGCTGCGCAAGTACCCGCAGTACCGCGAGATCCCGCCGGACGGACCGGTGATCGCGATCACCGTCCGCCACTGGACGGGCTGGTACGCCACCGAACCGCCCGCCGCCGGCCCCGGCGGCCAGGACCCCGGTGACCGAGGACCGGGACCCTGA
- a CDS encoding AMP-binding protein, whose product MTTATELFRRARDFLLEHREDYATAYAGFEWPRPSHFNWALDWFDAVAEGNDRTALHIVEEDGTETRLSFAEMSERSSRAANWLRDRGVAAEDRILVMLGNQAELWETALAAMKLRAVVIPATPLLGPADLTDRVERGRVRHVIARAADTAKFADVPGAYTRISVGGLPEEGWEPYEDAYAAPAEFVPDGPTLADDPLMLYFTSGTTARPKLVEHTHVSYPVGHLATMYWIGLKPGDVHLNISSPGWAKHAWSNLFAPWNAEATVFIHNYTRFDAARLMAEMDRAGVTTFCAPPTVWRMLIQADLTQLRTPPRAAVAAGEPLNPEVIEQVRRAWGVTIRDGFGQTETAVQVSNSPGQPLKTGSMGRPSPGYRVELLDPVSGAPGAAEGEIALDLSARPVGLMTGYHGDPDRTAEAMAGGYYRTGDVASRDEEGYLMYIGRSDDVFKASDYKISPFELESALLEHEAVAEAAVVPAPDPLRLAVPKAYVVLAEGWEPGTGTAKALFEHSREVLAPYKRIRRLEFGELPKTVSGKIRRIELREATAEGSANEYREEDFR is encoded by the coding sequence ATGACGACGGCGACGGAGCTCTTCCGCAGGGCACGGGACTTCCTGCTGGAACACCGTGAGGACTACGCCACCGCCTACGCCGGCTTCGAGTGGCCCCGCCCCTCCCACTTCAACTGGGCACTGGACTGGTTCGACGCCGTCGCCGAGGGGAACGACCGCACCGCCCTGCACATCGTCGAGGAGGACGGCACCGAGACCCGCCTCTCCTTCGCCGAGATGTCCGAGCGTTCCAGCCGCGCGGCGAACTGGCTGCGCGACCGCGGTGTCGCCGCCGAGGACCGCATCCTCGTCATGCTCGGCAACCAGGCCGAGTTGTGGGAGACCGCGCTCGCCGCGATGAAGCTGCGCGCGGTCGTCATCCCCGCCACCCCGCTGCTCGGCCCCGCCGACCTGACCGACCGCGTCGAACGCGGCCGGGTCAGGCACGTGATCGCACGCGCCGCCGACACCGCGAAGTTCGCCGACGTCCCCGGCGCCTACACCCGTATCTCGGTCGGCGGCCTGCCGGAGGAGGGCTGGGAGCCCTACGAGGACGCGTACGCCGCCCCCGCCGAGTTCGTCCCGGACGGGCCCACCCTCGCCGACGATCCGCTGATGCTGTACTTCACCTCGGGCACCACGGCCCGCCCCAAGCTGGTGGAGCACACCCACGTCTCGTACCCCGTCGGGCACCTGGCGACCATGTACTGGATCGGCCTGAAGCCGGGCGACGTGCACCTGAACATCTCCTCGCCCGGCTGGGCCAAGCACGCCTGGTCGAACCTGTTCGCGCCGTGGAACGCCGAGGCGACCGTCTTCATCCACAACTACACCCGCTTCGACGCCGCCCGGCTGATGGCCGAGATGGACCGCGCGGGCGTCACCACCTTCTGCGCCCCGCCGACGGTGTGGCGCATGCTGATCCAGGCCGACCTCACCCAGCTGCGCACCCCGCCCCGCGCGGCCGTGGCAGCGGGCGAACCGCTGAACCCCGAGGTCATCGAGCAGGTCCGGCGTGCCTGGGGCGTGACCATCCGGGACGGCTTCGGGCAGACCGAGACCGCCGTGCAGGTCTCCAACAGCCCCGGTCAGCCGCTGAAGACCGGCTCCATGGGCCGGCCCAGCCCCGGCTACCGCGTCGAACTGCTCGACCCGGTGTCCGGCGCGCCCGGCGCCGCCGAGGGCGAGATCGCGCTCGACCTGTCCGCGCGCCCGGTCGGCCTGATGACCGGCTACCACGGCGACCCGGACCGCACCGCGGAGGCGATGGCCGGCGGCTACTACCGGACGGGGGACGTCGCCTCCAGGGACGAAGAGGGGTATCTCATGTATATCGGACGTTCCGACGATGTCTTCAAGGCGTCCGACTACAAGATCAGCCCGTTCGAGCTGGAGAGCGCCCTGCTGGAGCACGAGGCCGTGGCCGAGGCGGCGGTCGTACCCGCGCCGGACCCGCTGCGTCTGGCGGTGCCGAAGGCGTACGTCGTCCTTGCCGAGGGCTGGGAGCCCGGCACCGGCACCGCGAAGGCGCTCTTCGAGCACTCCCGGGAGGTGCTCGCCCCCTACAAGCGCATCCGCCGCCTGGAGTTCGGCGAACTGCCCAAGACCGTCTCCGGCAAGATCCGCCGGATCGAGCTGCGCGAGGCCACGGCCGAGGGCTCGGCGAACGAGTACCGCGAGGAGGACTTCCGGTGA
- a CDS encoding LuxR family transcriptional regulator: protein MTVRRDFKGPASCRSDLVIGQEEPSAAAREQLARGGSVLLHGPAGIGKSTVLRALAAEYAPNARTVLRCSATESESHLPFLALADLFGLVLDEVSGKLPAAQHTALESALTGRGESTLQRDGLALRLAVLSTLRALAAKGPVLIVADDLQWLDSASAELLGFAARRLGETPVQMLCAVRTEEEEYDRHLRACPPDTLSVRLGPLTRTQVSSLLGHRGYAGLSRSTVRDIHRTSGGNPLFALELGRALAESPTPPRPGEPLPVPTSLRALVLSRLEMLSDEARRTLLVASAGARPTPALLHAAGRGNAEAECAQAAELGLLATEPEDPAVRFAHPLISAALYAEAPAQERRAAHAALATAAPDPIERARHLALATTGTDPEVAARLAEAAALARDRGAPSVAASLGLLAARHTPAGSGPGPDGRRLQAAEDAITAGEVDLARDIAREVLTRATVPAERVRAWMVVIESAGQALGDVDIVFPQALADAGDDPRLLALVHYQLAWRGLVVEGDFAEARQEAAHAAELAERGRDRRTELMALAFQASTETLMGHPNAPATIKRALREPQDPYVACHHNGVGSARYRWLLMSDRLAEARATITALLREVRRRGMVESEVHFLRLLAETELRSGHCGRALDLARESLRMARDTGIGESASATLASLAEASGGSTDRALALAREAVGHAEEDGDQMYLSRALTALGHAQLVAGDDQAAVTALRRVRELELGLGITDPARGRWHGDLAEALVRTGERAEAQRVIDVAREHALRLGRESVLAVLDRSEAQVRAACGEQDVAVAQLTSAQDRLAKLGNGLEEARAAFALARLRTLAPALGVGRAGAAPVPGPTSYDEAARLFRRCRALPWLRRVEEAAAARPKQQPEVAPAALDGLAAMERQVAALVMEGATNREIAARLFISVKTVEATLTRVYRKLGIRSRVDIVRLAAGRRAK, encoded by the coding sequence GTGACCGTGCGACGGGACTTCAAGGGCCCTGCGAGCTGCCGTTCCGACCTGGTCATCGGCCAGGAGGAGCCGTCCGCGGCGGCGCGGGAGCAGCTCGCGCGCGGTGGGAGTGTGCTGCTGCACGGGCCGGCCGGAATAGGAAAGTCGACGGTGCTGCGGGCATTGGCCGCGGAATATGCCCCGAACGCCCGCACCGTGTTGCGCTGCTCTGCCACCGAGTCCGAATCCCACCTGCCCTTCCTCGCCCTGGCCGACCTCTTCGGCCTGGTCCTGGACGAGGTGTCCGGCAAGCTGCCCGCCGCCCAGCACACCGCGCTGGAGTCCGCGCTCACCGGCCGCGGCGAGTCCACCCTCCAGCGCGACGGCCTCGCCCTGCGCCTGGCCGTGCTCTCCACGCTGCGCGCGCTCGCCGCGAAGGGCCCGGTCCTGATCGTCGCCGACGACCTCCAGTGGCTGGACTCGGCCAGCGCCGAACTGCTCGGCTTCGCCGCCCGGCGCCTCGGCGAGACACCCGTGCAGATGCTGTGCGCGGTGCGGACCGAGGAGGAGGAGTACGACCGCCATCTGCGCGCCTGCCCGCCCGACACCCTCTCCGTCCGGCTGGGCCCGCTGACCCGTACCCAGGTGTCCTCGCTGCTCGGCCACCGCGGCTACGCCGGCCTGTCCCGCTCCACGGTCCGCGACATCCACCGCACCAGCGGCGGCAACCCGCTGTTCGCGCTGGAACTGGGCCGCGCCCTGGCCGAGAGCCCCACCCCGCCCCGGCCGGGCGAGCCGCTGCCGGTGCCGACCTCGCTGCGCGCCCTCGTCCTGAGCCGGCTGGAGATGCTGTCGGACGAGGCCCGCCGCACCCTGCTGGTGGCCAGTGCCGGCGCCCGCCCCACCCCCGCCCTGCTGCACGCGGCCGGCCGCGGCAACGCCGAGGCCGAGTGCGCGCAGGCCGCCGAACTGGGGCTGCTGGCCACCGAGCCGGAAGACCCCGCCGTACGGTTCGCGCACCCGCTGATATCGGCCGCGCTCTACGCGGAGGCCCCGGCCCAGGAGCGCCGTGCCGCCCACGCCGCGCTGGCAACCGCCGCCCCCGACCCCATCGAGCGGGCCCGGCACCTGGCGCTGGCCACCACCGGCACCGACCCGGAGGTGGCCGCCCGGCTCGCCGAGGCCGCCGCGCTGGCCCGGGACCGCGGGGCGCCCTCGGTGGCCGCCTCGCTGGGCCTGCTCGCCGCCCGGCACACCCCGGCCGGCAGCGGGCCGGGACCGGACGGCCGGCGGTTGCAGGCCGCCGAGGACGCCATCACGGCCGGCGAGGTGGACCTCGCCCGGGACATCGCCCGCGAGGTGCTGACCCGGGCCACCGTGCCCGCCGAACGCGTGCGGGCCTGGATGGTGGTGATCGAGTCGGCCGGCCAGGCCCTCGGGGACGTCGACATCGTCTTCCCGCAGGCCCTGGCCGACGCCGGCGACGACCCGCGGCTGCTCGCCCTGGTCCACTACCAACTGGCCTGGCGCGGGCTGGTCGTGGAGGGCGACTTCGCCGAGGCCCGCCAGGAGGCCGCGCACGCCGCCGAACTGGCGGAGCGCGGCCGGGACCGGCGCACCGAGCTGATGGCGCTCGCCTTCCAGGCCTCCACCGAGACCCTGATGGGGCATCCGAACGCCCCCGCCACCATCAAGCGGGCCCTGAGGGAGCCTCAGGACCCGTACGTCGCCTGCCATCACAACGGCGTCGGCTCGGCCCGCTACCGCTGGCTGCTGATGAGCGACCGGCTGGCCGAGGCCCGGGCGACCATCACCGCGCTGCTGCGCGAGGTCCGGCGGCGCGGCATGGTCGAGAGCGAGGTGCACTTCCTGCGCCTGCTCGCCGAGACCGAACTGCGCTCCGGCCACTGCGGCCGTGCCCTGGACCTGGCCCGCGAGAGTCTGCGGATGGCCCGGGACACCGGCATCGGCGAGAGCGCCTCGGCCACGCTGGCGTCCCTCGCCGAGGCCTCCGGCGGCAGCACCGACCGGGCGCTGGCCCTGGCCCGGGAGGCGGTGGGGCACGCCGAGGAGGACGGCGACCAGATGTATCTCTCGCGCGCCCTGACCGCCCTGGGGCACGCCCAGTTGGTGGCCGGGGACGACCAGGCCGCCGTGACGGCGCTGCGCCGGGTGCGGGAGCTGGAGCTGGGGCTCGGCATCACCGATCCGGCGCGCGGCCGCTGGCACGGCGACCTCGCGGAGGCCCTGGTGCGGACCGGGGAGCGGGCCGAGGCCCAGCGCGTCATCGACGTGGCCCGCGAGCACGCGCTGCGGCTCGGCCGCGAGAGCGTGCTGGCCGTACTCGACCGGTCCGAGGCGCAGGTACGGGCGGCCTGCGGCGAACAGGACGTGGCCGTGGCCCAGTTGACGTCCGCACAGGACCGGCTGGCGAAGCTCGGCAACGGTCTGGAGGAGGCCCGCGCCGCGTTCGCGCTGGCCCGGCTGCGCACCCTCGCCCCGGCCCTGGGAGTCGGCCGGGCTGGGGCGGCCCCCGTGCCGGGGCCGACGTCGTACGACGAGGCGGCGCGGCTGTTCCGGCGCTGCCGCGCGCTGCCGTGGCTGCGCCGGGTGGAGGAGGCCGCCGCCGCCCGGCCCAAGCAGCAGCCGGAGGTGGCCCCGGCGGCGCTGGACGGACTGGCGGCGATGGAGCGTCAGGTGGCGGCGCTGGTCATGGAGGGCGCGACGAACCGGGAGATCGCGGCGCGGCTGTTCATCAGCGTCAAGACGGTGGAGGCGACCCTGACCCGGGTCTACCGCAAGCTGGGGATCCGTTCGCGCGTCGACATCGTCCGATTGGCGGCAGGCCGGCGCGCGAAGTGA
- a CDS encoding AMP-binding protein, translated as MIEPSYAHGTSGTPLLGDTIGANLDRAVAAFGDREALVDVPSGRRWTYAEFGAAVDQVARGLLAKGVAKGDRVGIWAANCPEWVLVQYATARIGVIMVNINPAYRAHEVEYVLRQAGISLLVASPAHRGTDYRGLVEQVRGKCPELRETVYIGDPSWDALTAAGADVSVDQLRAIQGELSCDDPVNIQYTSGTTGFPKGATLSHHNILNNGYWVGRTVGYTERDRICIPVPYYHCFGMVMGNLAATSHGACMVIPAPSFEPRATLEAVQQERCTSLYGVPTMFIAELNLPDFASYDLTSLRTGIMAGSPCPVEVMKRVVAEMHMEEVSICYGMTETSPVSLQTRMDDDLEHRTGTVGRVLPHLEVKVVDPATGVTQPRGTAGELCTRGYSVMLGYWNEPEKTAEAVDPGRWMHTGDLAVMREDGYVEIVGRIKDMIIRGGENIYPREIEEFLHGHPKIRDVQVVGVPHERYGEEVLACVIPLDAADPLTLEDLRAFCEGRLAHYKIPSLLRVLDSFPMTVSGKVRKIELREKYAL; from the coding sequence GTGATCGAACCGTCCTACGCCCACGGCACCAGCGGCACCCCGCTGCTGGGCGACACCATCGGCGCCAACCTCGACCGGGCGGTCGCCGCCTTCGGCGACCGCGAGGCGCTCGTCGACGTACCCTCCGGACGCCGCTGGACCTACGCCGAGTTCGGCGCCGCCGTCGACCAGGTGGCGCGCGGACTGCTCGCCAAGGGCGTGGCCAAGGGCGACCGGGTCGGGATCTGGGCGGCCAACTGCCCCGAGTGGGTGCTCGTCCAGTACGCCACCGCCCGCATCGGCGTGATCATGGTGAACATCAACCCGGCCTACCGGGCCCACGAGGTGGAGTACGTGCTCCGGCAGGCCGGCATCTCGCTGCTGGTCGCCTCGCCGGCCCACCGGGGCACCGACTACCGGGGGCTGGTCGAGCAGGTCCGCGGCAAGTGCCCCGAGCTGCGGGAGACCGTCTACATCGGCGACCCGTCGTGGGACGCGCTGACGGCCGCCGGAGCCGATGTGTCGGTAGATCAGCTGCGTGCGATTCAGGGCGAGTTGAGTTGTGACGACCCGGTCAACATCCAGTACACCTCGGGCACCACGGGCTTTCCCAAGGGCGCCACGCTCTCCCACCACAACATCCTCAACAACGGCTACTGGGTGGGCCGTACGGTCGGCTACACCGAACGGGACCGGATCTGCATCCCCGTGCCGTACTACCACTGCTTCGGCATGGTGATGGGCAACCTGGCGGCGACGTCGCACGGCGCGTGCATGGTCATCCCGGCGCCGTCCTTCGAGCCGAGGGCCACCCTGGAGGCCGTGCAGCAGGAGCGCTGCACCTCGCTGTACGGGGTGCCGACGATGTTCATCGCGGAGCTGAACCTCCCCGACTTCGCGTCGTACGACCTCACTTCCCTGCGCACCGGCATCATGGCGGGCTCGCCCTGCCCGGTGGAGGTGATGAAGCGGGTGGTCGCCGAGATGCACATGGAGGAGGTCTCCATCTGCTACGGCATGACCGAGACCTCGCCGGTCTCCCTCCAGACCCGGATGGACGACGACCTCGAACACCGCACCGGCACGGTCGGCCGCGTACTGCCGCACCTGGAGGTCAAGGTCGTCGACCCGGCCACCGGCGTCACCCAACCCCGTGGCACGGCGGGCGAGTTGTGCACCCGCGGTTACAGCGTGATGCTCGGCTACTGGAACGAGCCCGAGAAGACCGCCGAGGCCGTCGACCCGGGCCGCTGGATGCACACGGGCGACCTGGCGGTGATGCGCGAGGACGGGTACGTCGAGATCGTCGGGCGTATCAAGGACATGATCATCCGCGGGGGCGAGAACATCTACCCGCGCGAGATCGAGGAGTTCCTCCACGGCCACCCGAAGATCCGCGACGTCCAGGTGGTCGGCGTGCCGCACGAGAGGTACGGCGAGGAGGTGCTGGCCTGCGTCATCCCGCTGGACGCGGCCGACCCGCTGACCCTGGAGGACCTGCGGGCCTTCTGCGAGGGCCGGCTGGCCCACTACAAGATCCCGAGCCTGCTGCGGGTCCTGGACTCCTTCCCGATGACCGTCTCCGGGAAGGTGCGCAAGATCGAACTGCGCGAGAAGTACGCCCTGTGA
- a CDS encoding trypsin-like serine protease, producing MFGLTRARRTAAAVAFGAAAAALPTAPSAVAAPRPVVGGTTTTTAEYPFVMQITDATGGQFCGGTLVAPMKVVTAAHCVVGETPGTLRVVGGRTHLDGTDGTVSEVSRIWFDPGYTDVVDGGDVAVLTLATRMPYATAAYVSPTGTGVYAPGMTARVLGWGTTGENGGSSGQLRTATVPVVSDTECRDSYGSDFVASDMVCAGYPSGGVDTCQGDSGGPLLIGGVLAGITSWGNGCAEAGRPGVYTRLASFSSLVTEQVLT from the coding sequence ATGTTCGGCCTCACCCGCGCCAGACGGACCGCCGCCGCGGTCGCGTTCGGCGCTGCCGCGGCCGCGCTGCCCACCGCCCCCTCGGCGGTCGCCGCCCCCAGGCCCGTCGTCGGTGGCACGACGACCACGACGGCGGAGTACCCGTTCGTCATGCAGATCACGGACGCGACCGGCGGCCAGTTCTGCGGCGGCACCCTGGTCGCGCCCATGAAGGTGGTCACCGCCGCGCACTGCGTGGTCGGCGAGACCCCGGGCACGCTGCGGGTGGTGGGCGGGCGCACCCACCTCGACGGCACGGACGGCACGGTCAGCGAGGTCAGCCGGATCTGGTTCGACCCCGGCTACACGGACGTCGTCGACGGCGGCGACGTGGCCGTGCTCACCCTGGCGACGCGGATGCCGTACGCCACGGCGGCGTACGTCTCCCCCACCGGCACCGGGGTGTACGCGCCCGGCATGACGGCCCGCGTCCTGGGCTGGGGCACCACGGGCGAGAACGGCGGCTCCTCCGGCCAGTTGCGGACGGCGACGGTACCCGTCGTGTCCGACACCGAGTGCCGCGACTCCTACGGCTCCGACTTCGTCGCGAGCGACATGGTTTGCGCCGGATATCCGTCCGGCGGCGTCGACACCTGCCAGGGCGACAGCGGCGGTCCCCTGCTCATCGGGGGCGTCCTGGCAGGGATCACTTCCTGGGGCAACGGCTGTGCCGAGGCGGGCCGGCCGGGTGTCTACACCCGACTGGCCTCCTTCTCCAGCCTCGTGACCGAACAGGTCCTGACCTGA
- a CDS encoding helix-turn-helix transcriptional regulator, with translation MRTEASGAAEIRGALVRLRRATGLPVAFGGLVEPGRPRVRISELTGTTTLALRALAVSSGNGLGGKAVALARPCAVTDYSLSPRISHEYDVPVAAEGLRSVLAVPVVVRRRVRGVLYGALRTAQPLGDRTLSAAVEAARDVEQALVAEEQARDLLAASRAAPAPDPADGVAWEQVREAHAALRALAPRISDPGLRAELLDACGLLTTAAAPVAGVSLAPREIDVLTCVAAGATNAAAATRLGLSPETVKSYLRAAMRKLGAHTRGEAVATARRAGLLP, from the coding sequence GTGAGGACGGAGGCGTCCGGGGCGGCGGAGATCCGCGGTGCGCTGGTACGGCTGCGGCGTGCGACGGGCCTCCCGGTCGCCTTCGGCGGCCTGGTCGAGCCGGGCCGGCCGCGGGTGCGGATCAGCGAGCTGACCGGCACGACGACGCTCGCGCTCAGGGCGCTCGCGGTGAGCTCCGGCAACGGGCTCGGCGGCAAGGCGGTGGCGCTCGCCCGCCCGTGCGCGGTCACGGACTACTCGCTGTCCCCGCGGATCAGCCACGAGTACGACGTCCCGGTCGCCGCGGAGGGGCTGCGCTCGGTGCTGGCCGTGCCGGTGGTCGTACGGCGCCGGGTGCGCGGCGTGCTGTACGGCGCGCTGCGCACGGCCCAGCCGCTGGGCGACCGGACGCTGAGCGCGGCCGTGGAGGCGGCGCGGGACGTGGAGCAGGCGCTGGTGGCGGAGGAGCAGGCGCGGGACCTGCTGGCGGCGTCCCGTGCGGCGCCCGCGCCTGACCCCGCGGACGGGGTCGCCTGGGAGCAGGTCCGCGAGGCCCACGCGGCCCTGCGCGCCCTGGCCCCGCGGATCTCCGACCCCGGCCTGCGCGCCGAACTCCTCGACGCCTGCGGCCTGTTGACCACGGCGGCTGCCCCGGTGGCGGGCGTGAGCCTGGCCCCCCGCGAGATCGACGTACTGACCTGCGTCGCCGCCGGGGCGACCAACGCCGCCGCGGCGACCCGCCTGGGCCTGAGCCCGGAAACCGTCAAGAGCTACCTCCGCGCGGCCATGCGCAAACTGGGCGCCCACACCAGAGGCGAGGCGGTGGCGACGGCCCGCCGGGCGGGGCTACTGCCGTAG
- a CDS encoding phosphoribosyltransferase has translation MRFRDRAQAGRQLAERLRPRYEAGALPDPVVLALPRGGVAVAREVARVLDAPLDVVVVRKIGAPSQEEYGLGAIAGDDPPLFDKTALHLLGLTEEDLAPAVERERAELRRRARRYRHGRPATDLRGRTAIVIDDGLATGSTARAALRHVRRGAPARTVLAVPVGAPDAVRALSGEADEVICLHQPPTFTAVGVWYDDFEQLTDEEVLRALTDG, from the coding sequence ATGAGGTTCCGTGACCGCGCACAGGCCGGCCGGCAACTGGCCGAACGGCTGCGCCCCCGGTACGAGGCGGGCGCACTGCCCGACCCCGTGGTGCTGGCGCTGCCCCGAGGCGGCGTCGCGGTGGCCCGGGAGGTCGCACGGGTGCTGGACGCCCCGCTGGACGTGGTCGTGGTCCGCAAGATCGGCGCCCCCTCGCAGGAGGAGTACGGCCTCGGCGCCATCGCCGGGGACGACCCGCCGCTGTTCGACAAGACGGCCCTGCACCTGCTCGGCCTGACCGAGGAGGACCTCGCCCCGGCGGTGGAGCGCGAACGCGCCGAACTGCGCCGCCGAGCCCGGCGCTACCGCCATGGCCGCCCCGCCACGGACCTGCGCGGACGCACCGCGATCGTCATCGACGACGGCCTGGCCACCGGCTCCACCGCCCGCGCCGCGCTGCGGCACGTCCGGCGCGGCGCACCCGCGCGCACCGTCCTCGCCGTCCCCGTCGGCGCCCCCGACGCCGTCCGCGCGCTGAGCGGCGAGGCCGACGAAGTGATCTGCCTCCACCAGCCGCCCACCTTCACCGCCGTGGGCGTCTGGTACGACGACTTCGAGCAGTTGACGGACGAGGAGGTGCTGCGGGCCCTGACGGACGGCTGA
- a CDS encoding DUF3040 domain-containing protein → MSTGRLPDREQRILNEIERALSRDRRLVRRLRSARRPPALSRVASYAPGMWTVVLLVAVSAALLTAGAVTAEPGVIWAFAAVWPVTLFSVLRLLCRRAES, encoded by the coding sequence GTGTCGACAGGCCGACTCCCCGACCGCGAACAGCGGATCCTGAACGAGATAGAACGCGCCCTCAGCCGTGACCGCCGTCTGGTCCGGCGGCTGCGGTCGGCGCGCAGACCACCGGCCCTCTCCCGGGTGGCGTCCTACGCTCCCGGGATGTGGACCGTGGTGCTGCTGGTGGCGGTCTCCGCCGCCCTCCTGACGGCCGGTGCCGTCACCGCGGAGCCGGGCGTGATCTGGGCGTTCGCGGCGGTGTGGCCGGTGACGCTGTTCTCCGTCCTGCGGCTGCTGTGCCGCCGGGCCGAGTCCTGA